Proteins encoded in a region of the Sander lucioperca isolate FBNREF2018 chromosome 18, SLUC_FBN_1.2, whole genome shotgun sequence genome:
- the LOC116035658 gene encoding serine protease HTRA2, mitochondrial isoform X2, translating to MYNATVQDVDPVADIATIKITARNPLPTLTLGRSSDVRQGEFVVAMGSPFALRNTITSGIISSVQRGSKELGLSNSNMEYIQTDAAIDFGNSGGPLINLDGEVIGINTMKVTAGISFAIPSDRLRLFLDQAAKKKNTWFGESKTKQRYIGVMMLTLTPSIIAELKLRDSSFPDVTHGILIHRVIMGSPANRAGMIPGDIVLEINGVKVKTSEEIYQAVRSSDKITMVVQRGDELLRLQMTPECTE from the exons ATGTACAATGCCACTGTGCAAGATGTTGATCCAGTGGCAGACATTGCCACCATCAAAATTACTGCGAGG AATCCTTTACCCACGCTCACCCTTGGTCGGTCGTCTGATGTTCGACAAGGAGAGTTTGTGGTTGCCATGGGAAGCCCGTTTGCATTACGGAATACAATCACGTCAGGAATCATCAGCTCAGTACAGAGAGGTAGTAAGGAGCTGGGCCTGTCCAACTCCAACATGGAGTACATCCAGACTGATGCAGCCATTGAT TTTGGAAATTCTGGAGGTCCCCTGATTAACTTG GATGGTGAAGTCATTGGTATAAACACCATGAAAGTCACTGCAGGAATCTCCTTTGCTATTCCATCCGATCGCCTGAGACTTTTCCTTgatcaagcagcaaaaaaaaaga ATACTTGGTTTGGTGAATCAAAGACGAAGCAGCGGTACATTGGTGTAATGATGCTGACACTGACGCCGAG CATCATTGCAGAGTTGAAGTTAAGAGACTCATCCTTCCCAGACGTGACACATGGCATCTTAATTCACAGAGTGATCATGGGCTCCCCGGCCAACAG AGCTGGGATGATACCAGGAGACATTGTGTTGGAGATTAACGGAGTGAAGGTGAAAACCTCAGAGGAGATCTACCAGGCCGTCCGCAGCAGCGACAAAATCACCATGGTGGTGCAGAGAGGAGACGAGTTGCTTCGACTGCAAATGACTCCAGAGTGTACAGAGTGA
- the LOC116035658 gene encoding serine protease HTRA2, mitochondrial isoform X1, whose protein sequence is MAATQLNRCFLSALRRHNRCQNRGLNSLAERKVSRVSSVVICNHRGAEGNASLDRGPPEEWDRKSGRDNSSSSLLKSVSVGLGLCGAALVDSQKEEKVNNGRVSISGRFLNLILPSAQCASPFKPDSPRYKYNFIADVVEKSTPAVVYIEIVGRHPFSGREVPVSNGSGFIISSDGLIVTNAHVVANKRGVRVKLTNGEMYNATVQDVDPVADIATIKITARNPLPTLTLGRSSDVRQGEFVVAMGSPFALRNTITSGIISSVQRGSKELGLSNSNMEYIQTDAAIDFGNSGGPLINLDGEVIGINTMKVTAGISFAIPSDRLRLFLDQAAKKKNTWFGESKTKQRYIGVMMLTLTPSIIAELKLRDSSFPDVTHGILIHRVIMGSPANRAGMIPGDIVLEINGVKVKTSEEIYQAVRSSDKITMVVQRGDELLRLQMTPECTE, encoded by the exons ATGGCAGCAACTCAGCTCAATAGGTGTTTTCTCTCAGCACTAAGGAGACATAATCGGTGTCAGAACCGTGGACTTAACTCTTTGGCAGAGAGGAAAGTCAGCCGGGTGTCCTCTGTTGTGATATGTAACCACAGGGGAGCCGAGGGGAACGCAAGCCTGGACAGGGGACCCCCGGAGGAGTGGGACAGAAAAAGTGGTCGGGACAACAGCAGCTCTTCTCTGTTAAAGTCAGTCTCGGTGGGTTTGGGACTCTGTGGTGCGGCACTTGTGGACAgtcaaaaagaggaaaaagtgaACAACGGAAGAGTCTCGATATCCGGGCGGTTTCTTAACCTAATTCTCCCATCAGCTCAGTGTGCTTCTCCCTTTAAACCTGATAGTCCCCGGTataaatacaactttattgCAGATGTGGTCGAGAAGTCCACTCCAGCTGTCGTTTACATTGAAATCGTAGGCAG ACACCCATTTTCAGGAAGAGAAGTCCCAGTGTCAAATGGCTCTGGTTTCATCATAAGCAGTGATGGTCTCATCGTCACCAATGCTCATGTTGTGGCTAACAAGAGAGGTGTCCGCGTGAAGCTCACCAACGGGGAGATGTACAATGCCACTGTGCAAGATGTTGATCCAGTGGCAGACATTGCCACCATCAAAATTACTGCGAGG AATCCTTTACCCACGCTCACCCTTGGTCGGTCGTCTGATGTTCGACAAGGAGAGTTTGTGGTTGCCATGGGAAGCCCGTTTGCATTACGGAATACAATCACGTCAGGAATCATCAGCTCAGTACAGAGAGGTAGTAAGGAGCTGGGCCTGTCCAACTCCAACATGGAGTACATCCAGACTGATGCAGCCATTGAT TTTGGAAATTCTGGAGGTCCCCTGATTAACTTG GATGGTGAAGTCATTGGTATAAACACCATGAAAGTCACTGCAGGAATCTCCTTTGCTATTCCATCCGATCGCCTGAGACTTTTCCTTgatcaagcagcaaaaaaaaaga ATACTTGGTTTGGTGAATCAAAGACGAAGCAGCGGTACATTGGTGTAATGATGCTGACACTGACGCCGAG CATCATTGCAGAGTTGAAGTTAAGAGACTCATCCTTCCCAGACGTGACACATGGCATCTTAATTCACAGAGTGATCATGGGCTCCCCGGCCAACAG AGCTGGGATGATACCAGGAGACATTGTGTTGGAGATTAACGGAGTGAAGGTGAAAACCTCAGAGGAGATCTACCAGGCCGTCCGCAGCAGCGACAAAATCACCATGGTGGTGCAGAGAGGAGACGAGTTGCTTCGACTGCAAATGACTCCAGAGTGTACAGAGTGA